Proteins from a genomic interval of Stenotrophomonas maltophilia:
- a CDS encoding multidrug effflux MFS transporter, translated as MTAAVAPSTRRMALLLAGLAMFGPFSIDTIFPAFPQLAQRLAVDEVAVQQTISVYLLFYGLMSLAHGPLSDAWGRKRVILGGLVVFVGASVGCALSTDLTTLLAFRALQGLSAGVGMIVGRAVIRDLYHGHDAQRLMSQVSMLFGIAPAIAPIIGGWILLSGAGWPLIFWFLVVFGLVLLAATARFLPETHPVEARVPLSPRVLLRDYVRIGFNPRFLRLALAGSIGFGGIFLYISSAPVFVMQHLHLGEGGFAWLFIPTIGGMTTGSFLSGRMAGHTTPTRQVAIGFSLCALSALLNVGYVALSPQFVLPWAVLPIFLGGMGMSLIFPILALAVLDMYPHQRGLASSLQAFVQLMISTVVAGVVSPLLSASPLHLALGQAAFFGAGFVFWYWEHQRERAAQAVCTGH; from the coding sequence ATGACCGCTGCCGTTGCTCCCTCCACTCGCCGCATGGCCCTGCTGCTTGCCGGCCTGGCCATGTTCGGCCCGTTCTCGATCGACACCATTTTCCCCGCGTTCCCGCAGCTGGCCCAGCGCCTGGCAGTGGACGAGGTGGCGGTGCAGCAGACCATCAGCGTGTACCTGCTGTTCTACGGCCTGATGAGCCTGGCGCACGGCCCGCTGTCCGATGCCTGGGGCCGCAAGCGGGTGATCCTGGGCGGCCTGGTGGTGTTCGTCGGCGCCTCGGTCGGCTGTGCGCTGTCCACCGACCTGACGACGCTGCTGGCGTTCCGCGCGCTGCAGGGCCTGTCTGCGGGTGTCGGCATGATTGTCGGCCGCGCGGTGATCCGCGACCTGTACCACGGCCACGATGCGCAGCGGCTGATGAGCCAGGTGTCGATGCTGTTCGGCATCGCCCCGGCGATCGCACCGATCATCGGCGGCTGGATCCTGCTCAGTGGCGCCGGCTGGCCGCTGATCTTCTGGTTCCTGGTGGTGTTCGGGCTGGTGCTGCTGGCGGCCACCGCGCGCTTCCTGCCGGAAACCCACCCGGTCGAGGCACGGGTACCGCTGTCGCCGCGCGTGCTGCTGCGTGACTATGTGCGCATCGGCTTCAACCCGCGCTTCCTGCGCCTGGCGCTGGCCGGCAGCATCGGTTTCGGCGGCATCTTCCTGTACATCTCCTCGGCACCGGTGTTCGTGATGCAGCACCTGCATCTGGGCGAGGGCGGCTTCGCCTGGCTGTTCATTCCCACCATCGGCGGCATGACCACCGGCTCGTTCCTGTCCGGGCGCATGGCCGGGCACACCACGCCCACACGCCAGGTCGCCATCGGTTTCAGCCTGTGCGCGCTGTCGGCGCTGCTGAATGTCGGCTACGTGGCGCTGTCGCCGCAGTTCGTGCTGCCGTGGGCGGTGCTGCCGATCTTCCTGGGCGGCATGGGCATGTCGCTGATCTTCCCGATCCTGGCCCTGGCGGTGCTGGACATGTACCCGCACCAGCGTGGCCTGGCATCGTCCCTGCAGGCCTTCGTGCAGCTGATGATCAGCACGGTGGTGGCTGGCGTGGTGTCGCCGCTGCTCAGTGCCAGCCCGCTGCACCTGGCACTGGGCCAGGCTGCGTTCTTCGGCGCCGGATTCGTGTTCTGGTACTGGGAGCACCAGCGCGAGCGCGCGGCGCAGGCAGTCTGCACGGGCCATTGA
- a CDS encoding VOC family protein — protein MLRSRPFLMFTGQAEAALALYAEAFADFRLLAMQRHPDGAGAGVPGQVRQAIFLLGGTHYLCFDSLDVHDFTFSPSISLFVECSGAEQFERAARVLGEGGHWLMPVGDYDFSNRYGWVQDRFGVSWQLSLGQMPDP, from the coding sequence ATGCTGCGCAGTCGCCCCTTCCTGATGTTCACCGGCCAGGCCGAGGCCGCCCTGGCCCTGTACGCCGAGGCCTTCGCCGATTTCCGCCTGCTGGCAATGCAGCGCCATCCGGACGGCGCCGGTGCCGGCGTGCCCGGGCAGGTCCGCCAGGCCATTTTCCTGCTCGGTGGCACCCACTACCTGTGCTTCGACAGCCTGGACGTGCACGATTTCACCTTCTCGCCGTCGATCTCGCTGTTCGTGGAGTGCTCCGGCGCCGAACAGTTCGAGCGTGCCGCGCGCGTGCTGGGCGAGGGCGGTCACTGGTTGATGCCGGTGGGCGATTACGATTTCAGCAACCGCTACGGCTGGGTGCAGGACCGCTTCGGGGTGTCGTGGCAGTTGAGCCTGGGGCAGATGCCGGATCCGTGA
- a CDS encoding amino acid permease has product MPNSIPTASPSRLGHSLKPRQLIMMGLGSAIGAGLFLGSGVGVQAAGPAVLVSYLVAGALVIIVMNALGEMAAAKPTSGAFSVYAADAMGATAGATVGWLWWVQLVIVIAAEAVGAAGLLATVWPAVPVPMAALAFMLFFTAINLLGVKNFGEFEFWFAILKVAAILAFIAIGVALLMGWLPQVTSPGLSNFTEHGGFAPKGLAGIGAALLVVVFAFGGTEIVAVAAAETEDPERSIARAIRTVAWRILVFYIGSLSVIIAVVPWTSEALKSPFAAVLDIARIPGAGTAITLIAVIALLSALNANLYGASRMMYSLAQRREAPAVLGWTDPRQVPVIAVLASVLFGFAATVMELLFPDRVLPVLLNIVGSTCLLVWTLSLVSQLVLRRRADRLGTRLPFRMAGFPWLTVCALAILALIFGLLLSESHTRLQFLSMVALTATIAAGSAIARRMREA; this is encoded by the coding sequence ATGCCCAACTCGATTCCGACCGCTTCGCCGTCCCGCCTCGGACATTCGCTCAAGCCCCGCCAGCTGATCATGATGGGCCTGGGCAGCGCCATCGGCGCCGGCCTGTTCCTCGGCTCGGGCGTGGGTGTGCAGGCGGCCGGTCCGGCGGTGCTGGTGTCGTATCTGGTCGCCGGCGCGCTGGTGATCATCGTGATGAACGCACTGGGCGAAATGGCGGCGGCCAAACCGACCAGTGGCGCGTTCTCTGTCTATGCCGCCGATGCCATGGGGGCGACCGCCGGTGCCACCGTGGGCTGGCTGTGGTGGGTGCAGCTGGTGATCGTGATCGCTGCCGAGGCGGTGGGGGCGGCCGGTCTGCTGGCCACCGTCTGGCCAGCAGTACCTGTACCGATGGCGGCGCTGGCCTTCATGCTGTTCTTCACCGCGATCAACCTGCTGGGGGTGAAGAACTTCGGCGAGTTCGAATTCTGGTTCGCCATCCTCAAGGTCGCGGCGATCCTGGCCTTCATCGCCATCGGCGTGGCGCTGCTGATGGGCTGGCTGCCGCAGGTGACCTCGCCGGGCCTGAGCAACTTCACCGAACACGGCGGCTTTGCACCGAAGGGCCTGGCCGGTATCGGTGCCGCGCTGCTGGTGGTGGTGTTCGCCTTCGGTGGTACCGAGATCGTGGCCGTCGCTGCCGCCGAGACCGAAGACCCCGAACGCAGCATTGCCCGTGCCATCCGCACCGTCGCCTGGCGCATCCTGGTGTTCTACATCGGCTCGCTGAGCGTGATCATCGCCGTAGTGCCGTGGACCAGCGAGGCGCTGAAGTCGCCGTTCGCTGCGGTGCTCGATATCGCCCGTATCCCGGGTGCGGGCACCGCCATCACCCTGATCGCGGTGATCGCGCTGCTGTCAGCGCTCAATGCCAATCTCTACGGCGCCTCGCGCATGATGTATTCGCTGGCACAGCGTCGTGAAGCGCCGGCGGTGCTGGGCTGGACCGATCCGCGCCAGGTGCCGGTCATCGCCGTGCTGGCCAGCGTTCTGTTCGGTTTCGCCGCCACGGTGATGGAGCTGCTGTTCCCGGACCGGGTGCTGCCGGTGCTGCTGAACATCGTCGGTTCCACCTGCCTGCTGGTGTGGACACTGTCGCTGGTCTCGCAGCTGGTGCTGCGCCGCCGCGCGGATCGCCTGGGCACCCGCCTGCCGTTCCGCATGGCCGGTTTCCCGTGGCTGACGGTGTGCGCGCTGGCGATCCTGGCGTTGATCTTCGGCCTGCTGCTGAGCGAGTCGCATACCCGCCTGCAGTTCCTGTCGATGGTGGCGCTGACCGCCACCATCGCCGCCGGCAGCGCCATCGCCCGGCGCATGCGCGAGGCGTGA
- a CDS encoding siderophore-interacting protein, with amino-acid sequence MAAQQTYRLFEVALKERRVLSPSLDRMVFTGADVARMKTEGPDQRIKVFFPLPGQDVPQVPSGEDWYPRYRALPDDQRPPMRTYTIRQLRAEQGEVDVDFVLHGETGPASRWAIRARPGDRVVLLAPDADCADSSEGWEWKPPAGVGQVLLVADETALPAVAGILEELAALADPPRTLALLEVAQAGDAVPLKAPDTAELVWLPRGQAAYGQPLLQAVQARLAAASSVAAGDELEEIDIDAQILWEQADASVAGPLYAWVAGEAGSVMAVRRHLVRDCGLDRRAITFMGYWRHGKVLD; translated from the coding sequence ATGGCTGCGCAGCAGACCTATCGCCTGTTCGAGGTGGCGCTGAAGGAGCGCCGCGTTCTTTCCCCTTCCCTTGACCGCATGGTGTTCACCGGTGCCGACGTGGCACGGATGAAGACCGAAGGCCCGGACCAGCGCATCAAGGTGTTCTTCCCCTTGCCCGGCCAGGACGTGCCGCAGGTCCCCAGCGGTGAAGACTGGTATCCACGCTATCGCGCGCTGCCGGACGACCAGCGCCCGCCGATGCGCACCTACACCATCCGCCAGCTGCGTGCCGAGCAGGGCGAGGTCGACGTTGATTTCGTGCTGCATGGTGAAACCGGGCCGGCCTCGCGCTGGGCCATCCGCGCGCGGCCGGGCGACCGCGTAGTGCTGCTGGCCCCCGATGCGGACTGTGCCGACAGCAGCGAAGGCTGGGAATGGAAGCCGCCGGCGGGTGTCGGCCAGGTGCTGCTGGTGGCGGATGAAACCGCGCTACCGGCGGTAGCCGGCATTCTCGAGGAACTGGCCGCGCTGGCCGATCCGCCACGCACGCTGGCGCTGCTGGAGGTCGCCCAGGCCGGGGATGCGGTGCCGTTGAAGGCCCCGGACACGGCCGAGCTGGTCTGGCTGCCACGCGGGCAGGCGGCCTACGGACAGCCTCTGTTGCAGGCGGTGCAGGCGCGCCTGGCAGCGGCCTCGAGCGTGGCCGCAGGCGACGAGCTGGAAGAGATCGACATTGACGCGCAGATCCTGTGGGAGCAGGCCGATGCCAGCGTGGCCGGGCCGCTGTATGCCTGGGTGGCAGGCGAGGCGGGGTCGGTGATGGCGGTCCGTCGCCATCTGGTCCGCGACTGCGGGCTGGACCGCCGCGCGATCACCTTCATGGGCTACTGGCGGCACGGCAAAGTGCTGGACTGA
- a CDS encoding phosphoethanolamine transferase, whose protein sequence is MSASVQRPARLPALAGLRNWRPQLSTEALIALTSLFFAVAGNGLFWHSAMASHPGSLRYALSLLLLLLGAHGVLLGILVWRWNAKVVISLLLLVTAFAAHYMSRYHIYLDADMLRNVLATDPKESRELMTVSLVWPVLLLAVLPMIVLWRVQLRRRSWGRSLLWRLGFLVVAAVTAVGGALISFQDVSALMRNQREVRYLATPANVLLGLPRALRGDNPVQRAPKLPIGTDAKATPRATASKPRLLVIVMGETVRAQNWGLNGGRNTTPELAQAPVINFPDMHSCGTSTEVSLPCLFSPWGRHDYDEKKIRAHQSLLHVLNRAGIAPLWRDNQSGCKGVCEGLEFQSLSDATTPGLCADGRCMDEILLQDLATQVRAKPGDRVVVLHQLGNHGPAYFERYPAAFARFKPTCDTRDIGRCSREEITNSYDNAVLYTDHFLSKTIGTLQGMQDYDTAMIYLSDHGESLGEKGLFLHGVPYAIAPAEQTRVPMTMWFSPGFASSRGLDLQCVRKRSAAYTDHDNLFPSVLGLMQVKTSLYERDRDVFANCEG, encoded by the coding sequence ATGAGTGCATCGGTCCAACGCCCCGCCCGCCTCCCCGCCCTTGCGGGTCTTCGCAACTGGCGGCCGCAGCTTTCCACCGAAGCACTGATCGCGCTGACCAGCCTGTTCTTCGCGGTGGCCGGCAATGGCCTGTTCTGGCACAGCGCGATGGCCAGCCATCCGGGCAGCCTGCGCTACGCGCTTTCGCTGCTGCTGTTGCTGCTGGGTGCACACGGCGTGCTGCTGGGCATCCTGGTCTGGCGCTGGAATGCCAAGGTGGTGATCAGCCTGTTGCTGCTGGTGACCGCATTCGCTGCGCACTACATGAGCCGCTACCACATCTATCTGGATGCGGACATGCTGCGCAACGTGCTGGCGACCGACCCCAAGGAAAGCCGCGAGCTGATGACCGTGTCGCTGGTGTGGCCGGTGCTGTTGCTGGCGGTGTTGCCGATGATCGTGCTGTGGCGCGTGCAGCTGCGCCGCCGCAGCTGGGGCCGCAGCCTGCTGTGGCGCCTCGGCTTCCTGGTCGTGGCAGCGGTGACTGCCGTTGGCGGTGCGCTGATCTCGTTCCAGGATGTCTCGGCACTGATGCGCAACCAGCGCGAAGTGCGTTACCTCGCCACCCCGGCCAACGTACTGCTGGGCCTGCCGCGTGCGCTGCGTGGCGACAACCCGGTGCAGCGCGCGCCGAAGCTGCCGATCGGTACCGATGCCAAGGCCACCCCGCGTGCAACTGCCAGCAAGCCGCGCCTGCTGGTGATCGTCATGGGCGAAACCGTGCGCGCGCAGAACTGGGGCCTCAACGGTGGCCGCAACACCACCCCGGAACTGGCCCAGGCACCGGTGATCAACTTCCCGGACATGCATTCCTGCGGCACCAGCACCGAAGTGTCGCTGCCGTGCCTGTTCTCGCCGTGGGGACGCCACGACTACGATGAAAAAAAGATCCGTGCACACCAGTCGCTGCTGCACGTACTGAACCGTGCCGGCATCGCACCGTTGTGGCGTGACAACCAGTCCGGCTGCAAGGGCGTGTGCGAAGGCCTGGAGTTCCAGTCGCTGTCCGATGCGACCACCCCGGGGCTGTGTGCCGATGGCCGCTGCATGGACGAGATCCTGCTGCAGGACCTGGCCACCCAGGTGCGTGCCAAACCCGGCGACCGCGTGGTAGTGCTGCACCAGCTGGGCAACCACGGCCCGGCGTACTTCGAGCGTTACCCGGCCGCCTTTGCTCGTTTCAAGCCAACCTGCGACACCCGTGACATCGGCCGTTGCTCGCGCGAAGAGATCACCAACAGCTACGACAACGCCGTGCTGTACACCGATCATTTCCTGAGCAAGACCATCGGCACGCTGCAGGGCATGCAGGATTACGACACGGCGATGATCTACCTGTCCGACCATGGCGAGTCGCTGGGCGAGAAGGGCCTGTTCCTGCACGGCGTGCCCTATGCCATCGCCCCGGCCGAGCAGACCCGGGTACCGATGACGATGTGGTTCTCACCGGGCTTCGCCAGCAGCCGCGGGCTGGACCTGCAGTGCGTGCGCAAGCGTTCGGCGGCGTATACCGACCACGACAACCTGTTCCCGTCGGTGTTGGGCCTGATGCAGGTGAAGACCTCGCTGTACGAGCGCGACCGCGACGTGTTCGCCAACTGCGAAGGTTGA
- a CDS encoding M2 family metallopeptidase, which translates to MKHRHLLLASAIAAATLALAACKKEPTPGTDTASSSAPAGETADQFVARINAEFKAAYPEMTSAQWLSSTYINSDSERIAAKANERSLTQLNSWIEQAAKFDGKPMSEDSKRAIHLLKLMSSMPAPRDPAKLAELTQIATRMEGSYGAGKYCTDANDPNSCRQLGELEQVLARSRDYDKQLDAWQGWHSTTKSMRGDYQKFVGLVNEGAKGMGFTDAGQMWRSGYDMPPEQIGPETDRLWEQVKPMYEQLHCYARGKLDKTYGKDKAEVGNGLIAAHLLGNMWQQDWSNLWDQLEPYPGAGSLDITAALEKQYQTNLSAALAKAGKDANVAAQYKAQREAELRTAKQMTERAQDFYVSLGMPSLPQSYWEKTQFIKPDDRDVVCHASAWDMNMEGDVRTKMCIKPNEENFTTIYHELGHIYYDLAYNPLPPLFQGGANDGFHEAIGDTIVLAMTPKYLSSIGLVDAPTESREAVINNQMRMALSGVSFLPFGLMIDRWRWGVFDGSITADNYNKAWWDLKAKYQGVAPASTRGEEFFDPGAKYHVPGNTPYTRYFLARILQFQFYKGLCDASGYKGPLHECTFYGNKEAGQKYWAMLSKGASQPWQATLKELTGTDKLDAGPMIEYFTPVNEWLKQQNEGQMCGWQANAAPAAK; encoded by the coding sequence GTGAAACACCGTCATCTCCTGCTGGCCTCGGCTATCGCCGCCGCCACGCTGGCCCTGGCCGCCTGCAAGAAGGAACCCACCCCAGGCACCGATACCGCCAGCAGCAGCGCCCCGGCCGGCGAAACCGCCGACCAGTTCGTGGCCCGCATCAATGCCGAATTCAAGGCCGCCTACCCGGAAATGACCTCGGCGCAGTGGCTGTCCTCCACCTACATCAACAGTGATTCGGAACGCATCGCGGCCAAGGCCAACGAGCGCTCGCTGACCCAGCTCAACAGCTGGATCGAACAGGCCGCCAAGTTCGACGGCAAGCCGATGAGCGAAGACAGCAAGCGCGCGATCCACCTGCTGAAACTGATGTCTTCGATGCCGGCGCCACGCGACCCGGCCAAGCTGGCCGAGCTGACCCAGATCGCCACCCGCATGGAAGGCAGCTACGGTGCCGGCAAGTACTGCACCGATGCCAACGATCCCAACTCCTGCCGCCAGCTGGGCGAGCTGGAGCAGGTGCTGGCACGCAGCCGCGATTACGACAAGCAGCTCGACGCCTGGCAGGGCTGGCACAGCACCACCAAGAGCATGCGCGGCGACTACCAGAAGTTCGTCGGTCTGGTGAACGAAGGCGCCAAGGGCATGGGCTTCACCGATGCCGGCCAGATGTGGCGCAGCGGCTACGACATGCCGCCGGAGCAGATCGGCCCTGAAACCGATCGCCTGTGGGAACAGGTCAAGCCGATGTACGAGCAGCTGCACTGCTACGCACGCGGCAAGCTGGACAAGACCTATGGCAAGGACAAGGCAGAAGTGGGCAATGGCCTGATCGCCGCGCACCTGCTCGGCAACATGTGGCAGCAGGACTGGTCGAACCTGTGGGACCAGCTGGAACCCTACCCGGGCGCTGGCAGCCTGGACATCACCGCGGCACTGGAAAAGCAGTACCAGACCAACCTGAGCGCGGCGCTGGCCAAGGCCGGCAAGGACGCCAACGTGGCTGCCCAGTACAAGGCGCAGCGCGAGGCCGAACTGCGTACCGCCAAGCAGATGACCGAGCGCGCGCAGGACTTCTACGTGTCGCTGGGCATGCCGTCGCTGCCGCAGTCGTACTGGGAAAAAACCCAGTTCATCAAGCCCGATGACCGCGACGTGGTCTGCCACGCCAGCGCCTGGGACATGAACATGGAAGGCGACGTGCGCACCAAGATGTGCATCAAGCCGAACGAAGAAAACTTCACCACCATCTACCACGAGCTGGGCCACATCTATTACGACCTGGCCTACAACCCGCTGCCGCCGCTGTTCCAGGGCGGTGCCAACGATGGCTTCCATGAAGCGATCGGCGACACCATCGTGCTGGCGATGACGCCCAAGTACCTCAGCTCGATCGGCCTGGTCGACGCGCCGACAGAGAGCCGCGAGGCGGTCATCAACAACCAGATGCGCATGGCGCTGTCCGGTGTGTCGTTCCTGCCGTTCGGCCTGATGATCGACCGTTGGCGCTGGGGCGTATTCGACGGTTCGATCACCGCCGACAACTACAACAAGGCGTGGTGGGACCTGAAGGCCAAGTACCAGGGCGTGGCCCCGGCCAGCACCCGTGGCGAAGAGTTCTTCGACCCGGGCGCGAAGTACCACGTGCCGGGCAACACCCCCTACACCCGCTACTTCCTGGCGCGCATCCTGCAGTTCCAGTTCTACAAGGGCCTGTGCGACGCGTCGGGCTACAAGGGCCCGCTGCATGAGTGCACCTTCTACGGCAACAAGGAAGCCGGCCAGAAGTACTGGGCGATGCTGAGCAAGGGTGCCAGCCAGCCGTGGCAGGCCACGTTGAAGGAGCTGACCGGTACCGACAAGCTCGATGCCGGCCCGATGATCGAGTACTTCACGCCGGTCAACGAGTGGCTGAAGCAGCAGAACGAAGGCCAGATGTGCGGCTGGCAGGCCAACGCGGCCCCGGCGGCAAAATGA
- the gcvP gene encoding aminomethyl-transferring glycine dehydrogenase, with protein sequence MSQNTPSLRELEHHNAFVERHIGPNDAEIAQMLDVVGHASLDAMTDAIVPAKIKSPAPLALPESMTEVQALAKIRAIADKNTVLRSFIGQGYYGTHTPNVILRNILENPAWYTAYTPYQAEISQGRMEALINFQTLCADLTGMEIANASLLDEATAAAEAMTLAKRSAKSKSDTFFVHDAVHPQTLELLRTRAEPMGIVLRVGTPAEALEAEAFGLLLQYPDTFGQVGDYKALVDAVHARGGLVAVATDLLALTLLAAPGEWGADIVVGNSQRFGVPFGFGGPHAAFMACRDAYKRSMPGRLIGVSVDAQGNPAYRLTLQTREQHIRREKATSNICTAQVLLAVMASMYAVYHGPEGLTRIARRTHRLASILAAALRSAGVQVGGDFFDTLHVTGVHADEIHAKARAAGYNLRAIDSDSVGISLDETTTRADIVAVAAVFGAALDVDALDASTADALPAGLLRQSGFLTHPVFNTHHSEHELLRYLRSLADKDLAMDRTMIPLGSCTMKLNATAEMIPVTWPEFSQIHPLVPADQALGYKELIDTLEAMLVECTGYDAVSVQPNSGAQGEYAGLLAIRAYHRSRGEGHRDICLIPDSAHGTNPASAQMCGMKVVVTKTDANGNVDVEDIRLNAEKYSDRLAAIMMTYPSTHGVFEEEVVEICEIIHQHGGQVYTDGANMNALVGVAKPGKWGSDVSHLNLHKTFCIPHGGGGPGVGPCAVKEHLAPFLPGKLGDNGPVGMVSAASFGSASILPISWMYIAMMGREGLRKATQVAQLNANYIAKRLAPHFKTLYTGRNGLVAHECILDVRPLEKTSGIGAEDVAKRLIDFGFHAPTLSFPVAGTLMVEPTESESLHELDRFISAMIQIREEITAIEDGRLDREDNPLKNAPHTATAVTASEWTHAYPRELAAFPLASLKQSKYWPPVARVDNVYGDKNVMCACIPVDAYKDDEVEA encoded by the coding sequence ATGTCCCAGAACACCCCTTCCCTGCGTGAGCTCGAGCACCACAATGCGTTCGTCGAGCGCCACATCGGCCCCAACGACGCCGAGATCGCGCAGATGCTCGATGTCGTCGGCCACGCGTCGCTGGATGCGATGACCGATGCCATCGTGCCGGCCAAGATCAAGTCGCCGGCGCCGCTGGCGCTGCCGGAGTCGATGACCGAAGTGCAGGCACTGGCGAAGATCCGTGCGATCGCCGACAAGAACACCGTGCTGCGCAGCTTCATCGGCCAGGGCTACTACGGTACCCACACGCCGAACGTGATCCTGCGCAACATCCTGGAAAACCCGGCCTGGTACACCGCCTACACCCCGTACCAAGCGGAAATCTCGCAGGGCCGCATGGAAGCGCTGATCAACTTCCAGACCCTGTGCGCCGACCTGACCGGCATGGAAATCGCCAACGCCTCGCTGCTGGACGAAGCCACCGCAGCTGCTGAAGCGATGACCCTGGCCAAGCGTTCGGCCAAGTCCAAGTCGGATACTTTCTTCGTGCACGACGCCGTGCATCCGCAGACGCTGGAACTGCTGCGTACGCGCGCCGAGCCGATGGGCATCGTGCTGCGCGTCGGCACCCCGGCCGAAGCGCTGGAAGCGGAAGCCTTCGGCCTGCTGCTGCAGTACCCGGATACCTTCGGCCAGGTGGGCGACTACAAGGCGCTGGTCGATGCCGTGCACGCACGCGGCGGCCTGGTGGCCGTGGCCACCGACCTGCTGGCCCTGACCCTGCTGGCCGCCCCGGGCGAATGGGGCGCGGACATCGTGGTCGGCAACAGCCAGCGTTTCGGCGTGCCGTTCGGCTTCGGTGGCCCGCACGCCGCCTTCATGGCCTGCCGTGACGCCTACAAGCGCTCGATGCCGGGCCGGCTGATCGGCGTTTCGGTCGATGCCCAGGGCAACCCGGCCTACCGCCTGACCCTGCAGACCCGCGAGCAGCACATCCGCCGCGAGAAGGCTACCTCCAACATCTGTACCGCGCAGGTGCTGCTGGCGGTGATGGCCTCGATGTACGCCGTTTACCACGGCCCGGAAGGCCTGACCCGCATTGCCCGCCGCACCCATCGCCTGGCCTCGATCCTGGCCGCAGCGCTGCGCAGTGCCGGCGTGCAGGTCGGTGGCGACTTCTTCGACACCCTGCATGTCACCGGCGTGCACGCCGATGAGATCCACGCCAAGGCCCGCGCCGCCGGCTACAACCTGCGCGCGATCGACAGCGACTCGGTCGGCATCAGCCTGGACGAAACCACCACCCGCGCCGACATCGTTGCCGTGGCTGCCGTGTTCGGCGCCGCGCTGGACGTCGACGCGCTGGATGCCAGCACCGCCGACGCGCTGCCGGCCGGCCTGCTGCGCCAGTCTGGATTCCTGACCCACCCGGTGTTCAACACCCACCACAGCGAGCACGAGCTGCTGCGCTACCTGCGCTCGCTGGCCGACAAGGACCTGGCGATGGACCGCACGATGATCCCGCTGGGCTCGTGCACGATGAAGCTCAACGCCACCGCCGAGATGATCCCGGTGACCTGGCCGGAGTTCTCGCAGATCCACCCGCTGGTGCCGGCCGACCAGGCGCTGGGTTACAAGGAACTGATCGACACGCTGGAAGCGATGCTGGTCGAATGCACCGGCTACGACGCGGTCAGCGTGCAGCCGAATTCCGGCGCACAGGGCGAGTACGCCGGGCTGCTGGCGATCCGCGCCTACCACCGCTCGCGCGGTGAAGGCCACCGCGACATCTGCCTGATCCCGGACTCGGCGCACGGCACCAACCCGGCCTCGGCACAGATGTGCGGCATGAAGGTCGTGGTCACCAAGACCGATGCCAACGGCAACGTCGACGTCGAGGACATCCGCCTCAACGCCGAGAAGTACAGCGACCGCCTGGCCGCGATCATGATGACCTACCCGTCCACGCATGGCGTGTTCGAGGAGGAAGTGGTCGAGATCTGCGAGATCATCCACCAGCACGGCGGCCAGGTGTACACCGACGGCGCCAACATGAACGCCCTGGTCGGCGTGGCCAAGCCGGGCAAGTGGGGGTCGGACGTTTCGCACCTGAACCTGCACAAGACCTTCTGCATCCCGCACGGCGGCGGCGGCCCCGGCGTCGGCCCGTGCGCCGTCAAGGAGCATCTGGCCCCGTTCCTGCCGGGCAAGCTGGGTGACAACGGCCCGGTCGGCATGGTCAGCGCGGCCAGCTTCGGCAGCGCCTCGATCCTGCCGATCAGCTGGATGTACATCGCGATGATGGGCCGCGAAGGCCTGCGCAAGGCCACCCAGGTCGCGCAGCTCAACGCCAACTACATCGCCAAGCGCCTGGCCCCGCACTTCAAGACCCTGTATACCGGCCGCAATGGCCTGGTGGCGCATGAGTGCATCCTCGACGTACGTCCGCTGGAGAAGACCAGCGGCATCGGCGCCGAGGACGTGGCCAAGCGCCTGATCGACTTCGGCTTCCATGCCCCGACCCTGAGCTTCCCGGTGGCAGGTACGCTGATGGTCGAGCCGACCGAGAGCGAATCGCTGCACGAACTGGATCGCTTCATCAGCGCGATGATCCAGATCCGCGAGGAAATCACCGCGATCGAAGACGGCCGCCTGGACCGCGAGGACAACCCGCTGAAGAACGCGCCGCACACCGCCACCGCGGTGACCGCCAGCGAGTGGACCCACGCCTACCCGCGCGAACTGGCCGCCTTCCCGCTGGCCAGCCTGAAGCAGAGCAAGTACTGGCCGCCGGTGGCACGCGTCGACAACGTGTACGGCGACAAGAACGTGATGTGCGCCTGCATCCCGGTCGACGCCTACAAGGATGATGAAGTCGAGGCGTAA